A segment of the Arachis hypogaea cultivar Tifrunner chromosome 5, arahy.Tifrunner.gnm2.J5K5, whole genome shotgun sequence genome:
tgctatattattattattattattattattattattattattattattattattattatttatctgcCTTTTGATTTTAGATTGGTTTGTTTAAAGAAGTTTTGTTGTTTTGTTGGAGAAAACACTAAAATGTGGCTATTTGTTgctgaaaatttattttcttttttttgtattgagTGTTgactattaaattttttaacttctttaattattatattttaatttcttttgtcgTTAAACTTCATTAGATCATGACTTTTGTTAGTTGTTATGTAGTTGTGTTCTATAATTTTAttgttatgattttgtaaaatagcATGgcagaattttatttaaattaattgaaaaaattgaaCAAACTAAACCAAACTAAATCGattttaattagtttgatttGATTCGAACAATCTCAATAAACAATTGAATCAAATCGAATCACAATTTAATTGAACAATTAAATCgaataacttttttaaaaaaatcgaaCTAAACCGCACTAGAAACACCCGTCCCTACCTCATCTCACGAGTTATAATGATCGAATATGAAGAGCCAATAGATGAAGAGGGTAATATGAAATCTGTTTTTTTCTTGGAACACGGATGTGGCCCAGAGAGGCGGCCTGACCCGGACGGAGAATCCAACCCGTATGAGAAACCAACCCACGCGTTACAGCAATCCAGAATCCCAAACCAATTACAAGCATTCGAACAAACTCCCTCCATTTCTCTTATTCGGGGAGTATGGGCTCAATGAAGGCCCAAAAAAAGTTAAGAAAAAATGACTGAAAGCTACTTTCGTCATTGGACGATTGAAGATGGACAGATGGTAGAGTGCGGGCCCCACCCCACTGAGTCCGTCTCTGTGTCTCCAAGTGAAATCTAGCACTTGAGGCTGCTATTGCTTCCGACGAACAAAGCAGAGAGAGCTATTTTGATAGTTAAGGTGATGGGTGCGTTGCCTTTGCAACTTGCAACAAGAATAGAGTGCTGCCATGGCCATCACCATATAAAAGGAACAAACGGCAATAATAATGACTCCCAAAGATTCCCAGAGAAGAATCCTGTGAGGAGCGTGGAGTGTATTCCTCCGCGGCCAAAGAGAATAATATTAGTTCGGCACGGTGAGAGCCAAGGGAACGTGGACGAGAGCGTGTACGCGAGGGTGCCTGATCCCAAGATTGGACTCACGAGCAAAGGCAAGGCTCAATCGGAGGAATGCGGCCGCCGCATCAACGACATCATCCAGAAAGACGGTGACCACAACTGGCAACTCTACTTCTACGTCTCACCTTATCGGAGGACCCTTGAAACCCTCCAGAGCCTCGCTCGCCCCTTCCCACGCCACAGAATCGCAGGCTTCAGAGAAGAGCCACGCCTCCGAGAGCAAGATTTCGGCAATTTCCAGAACAGAGAGAAGATGAGAGTGGAGAAAGCAATGCGCCAGCTCTATGGTCGTTTCTTTTACCGCTTCCCTAATGGAGAATCTGCCGCAGATGTGTATGATAGAATCACGGGATTCAGAGAAACCCTCAGAGCAGATATTAACATAGGGCGCTTTCAGCCACCTGCGGAACGCCACGTGGACATGAGCTTGGTCATCGTTTCCCACGGTCTAACCATTCGAGTATTTCTTATGAGGTGGTTCAAGTGGACCGTTGCCCAGTTCGAAGGCCTCCATAATTTGCACAACGGTAATATGCTTGTCATGGAAAGAGGTTACGGTGGAAGGTAAATAAACTAATCCTTTCATATTCAAACCCTTATAATTCTCATGTATATTGTCATAAAGTATGTATACAAATTAAATACACATGCAGGTATAGCTTACTGATGCATCACGATGAAAAAGAGCTAAGACGATTTGGATTGACTGATGAGATGCTCATTGATCAGGAGTGGTAATTAACCATCATTTTGTTGTCCTTAATTTGCTATTTGTGTATGTTAATTATATTCATGTGTGTAATGAAGGCATAAATATGCAAGGCCTGCTGATCTCAATTACGATTGTCCAATGGTGAATTCCTTCTTTCCCCATCTCAACGAAGAAGAAACATGCAACACTGGTGAGCAACTAAGTAGATAAAAAGGTAATGAGAAGTTGGAGATGCGGGGTATCGATCCCCGTACCTCTCGCATGCTAAGCGAGCGCTCTACCATCTGAGCTACATCCCCTTTTGAATGTTCATTTAATTGTACAATATGAGGCACAGTAAATACAACTTACACAAGGTCCATTAAATCATGTTATTCTTGTAAACTTACTTTATTATAATAGTATTTCAGGTTCGCACGCACTAATATTAGTTGAATCTCACTTAATCACTTATTTAGCTTATGCTATGCATGGCATAATTTCATAGATTTAGTATCTCTTTcttctcaaaaataaaataaaaaaagctgCAACATTACCGAAAGAAACTTCATTACATCAcgcattttcaaatttcaaacatgTATGCTGATGGCAACTTCCTCAATCTTGTATAAGATAGGTGTTCAGCatctccctctcttttttttcCGGATGTGGTGTTCAGTGTCTCTCCTTTCTCCCCTCTTTTCCGCCATAGGTCTAAAGTGTTCATTCCCTCTGTTTTCTATTTTGCATATCCATTGGGCTAAGCACAAAGCCTGTTTAATATACCtactcttcctttctttcttgatAAAATAAACACTTAGATTAAGCCCAATAAACGGACCTATACATAGTACTACCATTTTCTATTTTGGAATGTTCTCTATTTGGGTAATGTTAATCGTGCAAACATAGATCTTAGTTTAGAGCTGGTGATATTATGCCATTTCAGGCCCAGTGATTCAGTTTGTTACCCCCGGCCCAAGTACAGCAacataataatgaaaaattatatactacttaataccaaaaaaaaaaaaataattcactacTACTTTCGTACTATTAGTAATAGAGAGATCAAAGTTAAAGTGACGTTTAGACGAATGTATGAGGAGGACAAATTCATGAACCTATGTAGTAGAAAGAACATGGTGATTTACTTGCACCGATTCCACGATTATATTGTATGCACTGCCGAATGGGTATCTGAACGCTTAAATGTTAATCTATTACAGAAATGTATAAGGAAAACAATATAATACGAAATTGGATATTATGGATGCATTTTCACTCAAACATGCAAGagaataaaaatgtaaaattatccAGTACTATTTGTCTTGGAGCATGTGAGATGTGACTAAAAGATTTGAAATCCTAAGGAATACAAAAGTAAATG
Coding sequences within it:
- the LOC112801460 gene encoding phosphoglycerate mutase-like protein AT74H; translated protein: MGALPLQLATRIECCHGHHHIKGTNGNNNDSQRFPEKNPVRSVECIPPRPKRIILVRHGESQGNVDESVYARVPDPKIGLTSKGKAQSEECGRRINDIIQKDGDHNWQLYFYVSPYRRTLETLQSLARPFPRHRIAGFREEPRLREQDFGNFQNREKMRVEKAMRQLYGRFFYRFPNGESAADVYDRITGFRETLRADINIGRFQPPAERHVDMSLVIVSHGLTIRVFLMRWFKWTVAQFEGLHNLHNGNMLVMERGYGGRYSLLMHHDEKELRRFGLTDEMLIDQEWHKYARPADLNYDCPMVNSFFPHLNEEETCNTGEQLSR